In the Leifsonia sp. 466MF genome, one interval contains:
- a CDS encoding dihydrofolate reductase family protein, with amino-acid sequence MGIVTADIAISLDGFAAGPDQSLEQPLGGGAANRLHAWMFEYADAHAEEIDAITAAGAYVMGRKMFGPVRNEWPTPDEPLGDWIGWWGEEPPYHAPVFVLTHYARDPLELTGTTFRFVTDGIHSAVEQAREIAGDADVAIAGGAETLNQALWAGIVDELRLHIAPVTLGAGERVFDRVPSLELELLRERVTPEVAHLTYRVRR; translated from the coding sequence ATGGGAATCGTCACCGCCGACATCGCCATCTCGCTCGACGGCTTCGCGGCCGGCCCCGACCAGTCGCTGGAGCAGCCGCTGGGCGGTGGAGCGGCCAACCGCCTGCACGCGTGGATGTTCGAGTACGCCGACGCGCACGCGGAGGAGATCGACGCCATCACCGCGGCGGGCGCCTACGTGATGGGACGCAAGATGTTCGGCCCGGTGCGGAACGAGTGGCCCACCCCGGACGAGCCGCTCGGCGACTGGATCGGGTGGTGGGGCGAGGAGCCGCCGTATCACGCGCCGGTGTTCGTGCTCACGCACTACGCCCGCGACCCGCTGGAGCTGACCGGGACCACGTTCCGGTTCGTCACCGACGGCATCCACTCGGCGGTCGAGCAGGCGCGAGAGATCGCCGGGGATGCGGACGTCGCCATCGCCGGCGGCGCCGAGACCCTCAATCAGGCGCTGTGGGCGGGGATCGTCGACGAGCTGCGGCTGCACATCGCTCCCGTCACCCTCGGCGCGGGTGAGCGTGTCTTCGACCGTGTGCCCTCGCTCGAATTGGAGTTGCTGCGCGAGCGCGTGACCCCCGAGGTCGCGCACCTCACGTATCGCGTGCGTCGCTGA